The genomic window TCTTTTTAGAGCATATTAACACAAAGCCCTCTTTCTTTAAGTACCTTTACATATTATTTAACCACTAAAAACAGAAACCATGTACCTAATAGTAATTGGGATAATTGTAATCGTTATAGGATTTGCCCTTGCAAAGGGCGATCCTCAAGTTCGAGTTTACAGCTCCGTTGTAAAAATTGTTGGAATTGCAGTGCTGGTTATTGGCTTGCTTGTCGCCTCGCTTGTTCAAATTGAGCCAGGGGAAGTAGGAGTTCAAAAGCTATTCGGGAAGGTTAATAACACCACCCTCGAAAGCGGTTTGAATTTTATTAACCCTTTGGTTGAAGTTGTTCCATTCAATATCAAAACTCAGAACTATACTATGGCAGGAAAACACGATGAGGGCGACCAAACTGGCGATGATGCAATTCGTGTTTTATCAGCCGATGGGCTTGAAGTAGTAGTAGATCTCACCGTTTTGTATCGGGTTGTTGCGGCTGAGGCTCCAAGAATTTTGAGGGAAATAGGGCCAGATTATAAGAACACAATAGTTCGCCCTATTTGTAGAACAAAAATTAGGGATAATGCCGTATATTACGATGCAATTTCCTTATATTCAACCAAAAGGGATGAGTTTCAGGCAAGAATATTTAGTACTATCGATAAAGATTTTAAGGAAAGAGGTTTGTTCCTTGAGCAGCTGCTAGTTCGAAATCTTACTCTTCCCGAATCGGTAAAAACAACCATTGAATCGAAGATAAATGCTGAGCAGGATGCACAAAAAATGACCTTCGTTCTTCAAAAGGAGAAACAGGAGGCAGAACGTAAACGTGTGGAGGCACAAGGTATTGCCGATTATCAAAAGATACTAAGCACTGGGCTTAGCGATAAACAGCTACAGTACGAAATGATAAAAGCAATTGCAACATCACCCAATGCTAAGCTAATTATAATGGATACAAAAAAGAGTATGCCAATTATTCTTAATCCGGATAAGTAAAAAAACATAAGAATTTGTAAAATATAAGGCAGTAGATTAGGCATAAACGCTTTCTACTGCCTTTCTTATATCATGATCATTAATAAATTATAATTATCCTTATACGGTAAGGAAAAATTGTTTTATATCTGTCATTTTTTTGGAAAACTAGAAATTATTGTTAATTTCAATCTCTTAAAAATAATTTTAATGAGACAGATATTATTTCACCTTTTCTTTTTTCCATTGCTGATATTTTCAAACGCCTTATATTCAATAACAATCGATTGCGAAATTGTTAAGTACACATCGAGGTACGAGCTGAAAAATGGTAAATTAATTTTAAAAGATACAATTGTATTTCAAATTAATAATCGTAATGGGGAGCAATATTCTAAGTTTGCCATTCCATATTCTAAAATGGTAAAAGTTTCGGATATTGAAGGATGGATAGAAGATTTGAATGGAAAAATAGTTCGAAAATTAAAGAGCAGTGATATTGAAGAGCGAAGCGAATCTCCAGATTATACTTTTTATGAAGATAGTTATGTAAAATCCTTTAGCCTAAAACATAATTCTTACCCTTATAGAATCTATTATACATATAAGATAACCAAAGAGGAATTTATTACCATTGCCAACTGGTCTCCAGTCTTTTACTCAAAGGTTTCAACTCTAAAGGCTAGTTTATCTATTATTGTTCCAAAGAATTGTCCTATTAAAAAGTATATTAGGGGTGCAACTTTAGTAAAGGCAGATTCAACCAATAAGGAATTCAATAGCTACGTATTCTCTTCTAAGTATGATAGAATAAATACTGATGAGAAATTTTCAGAACCTTTTGAGGACATAAAGCCAAAAGTAGTTATTGTTCCCAATGAGTATCATTATGGTGTTAACGGTAGCTCAAGAAATTGGGTAGATTATGGTAATTGGTTTCTGGATTTGAATAGAGGACTCTTGGGTCTACCAGAATCTGAAAAGAAAACTATAGATGAACTTGTAAAAGGAATAACTGACCCCAAGGAGAAAATAAAAAAACTTTACTACTACCTTCAGGATCATACCCGATATATAAATGTATCCATTGGACTTGGAGGGTTTAAATCCTATCCAGCATCGTATGTGGCTGAAAATAAATATGGTGATTGTAAGGCTTTAACAAACTACATGAAAGCTCTTTTAGAGTATGCAGGAATAAAAAGTTACTTTACACTAATAAACAGTTCTGTTCAGCCAGAAAAAGTAATTGAAGAGATACCTTTTGATCAGTTTAATCATATTATACTTACTGTCCCATTGGAGAAGGATACTATTTGGATTGAGAATACATCTGCCACAGAACCTTTTGGTTACATTGGTTCATCAATTCAAAATCGAAAAGCCTTATTCATTGATGAGAATAGAAGTCGATTGATTAAAATTCCAATTGAAGGTAATAACCAAGTTTCAGTAATCAGAAATATTAAAATAGCTATTAATAAATTTGGTAATGGCGACTGTCAAATAAGTTTTGCTTTTGGAGGGTATAATTACGAACAGTATAATCAATTAAATACTTTTTATAGCAAAAAGGAACAAGATGATATAGTAAAAGAATTAGTCTCTTTTCAAAGTTATGATTTATTGAACTGGGAGTTAAAGAAGTTTAAAAGAGATTCAGTGGGAATTAGACTTGATTCTAGATTGAATATTTATAAGTTTTTCAAACCATTAGGATCAGAGGTATACTTCAATTTGAATCCAATCCTTCCATATTCATTTGAACGACCTGCGGATAGGAAACATAATCTTCAGATACCTTTTCCAATCAACAATATTGATACAACTATATATCAAATTCCTGAAGGATTTACATTAAAAAAGATTCCTGAAGATGTCAGAATTGCTACCAAATTCGGTAGCTGCGAGTTAAGTACAAAAAAAATGGGAGATTCAATATATGTCGTTAAAAAATTATTAATATATCCACAATCCTATGACCTTGAGAAATATAAAATATTTTACGAATTTATAAAGTCAGTTAAAGAAGTTGACAAAAAAGTAATAGTTTTTACAGGTAACATAACAAATTAAAGTTTATTTAAATATTCTGAAAATGAAAAAACTAAGTTTAGCAATTACCTTTTTTTTATTAATGATTAATATGGTGAAATCACAGAACTTTACTCATGATTTTGGTAAGTATAATTTTGAGGAACTTCAGATGAATTCATATAGTAAAGATGTTAATGCTGAGGCTGTTGTTATTTATGATATTGGAAAATCTTATTTTTTTGTAAATAGATATTATCGCTTGGAATTAATGTTTGAGAAAAAAATTAAAATTAAAATATTCAGTAAAGCAGGAATTAAATGGGCTCAATTTGAAATTCCTTTTTATGAAAAAGACAATAGCTCAGAACAAGTATTAACTATTGAAGGGAATACATATAATTATGAAAATGGACAAATACGGTGTACCCCTTTAAATGTCAAAAATATCTTTAATGAAAAGGTCGATAAAAACTGGAGTAATAAAAAGTTTGCAATGCCTGACGTTAAGGAAGGATCTGTGATTGAGGTGAAATATACGATTAGCAGTCCGTTCTTCTTTAACTTTCGAGGGTGGGAATTTCAAACCAAAATCCCGGTAATATATAGTGAGTACATTACTAAAATGATACCATTATATACTTACCAGTATATATTGCAAGGAACTAGCAAGTTAAGTGAATTTAAGCAATTTATTGATCCCGGTCTTGAAACTAGGTTTGGTGGTTTAACTTGGAAGGATATGGATTATGTTTTTATTATGAAAGATGTACCTGCTTTTAATGATGAAACGTTTGTCACTTCATCTGATGATTATATCATTAAACTTGATTTTCAACTTTCAGAATATATGGATTTAAGTGGTGTTAAAACCGAAGTAATGTCTACTTGGCCTAAATTGGTAAAAGATATTCTTGATGAGG from Bacteroidia bacterium includes these protein-coding regions:
- a CDS encoding prohibitin family protein, with amino-acid sequence MYLIVIGIIVIVIGFALAKGDPQVRVYSSVVKIVGIAVLVIGLLVASLVQIEPGEVGVQKLFGKVNNTTLESGLNFINPLVEVVPFNIKTQNYTMAGKHDEGDQTGDDAIRVLSADGLEVVVDLTVLYRVVAAEAPRILREIGPDYKNTIVRPICRTKIRDNAVYYDAISLYSTKRDEFQARIFSTIDKDFKERGLFLEQLLVRNLTLPESVKTTIESKINAEQDAQKMTFVLQKEKQEAERKRVEAQGIADYQKILSTGLSDKQLQYEMIKAIATSPNAKLIIMDTKKSMPIILNPDK
- a CDS encoding DUF3857 domain-containing protein — encoded protein: MRQILFHLFFFPLLIFSNALYSITIDCEIVKYTSRYELKNGKLILKDTIVFQINNRNGEQYSKFAIPYSKMVKVSDIEGWIEDLNGKIVRKLKSSDIEERSESPDYTFYEDSYVKSFSLKHNSYPYRIYYTYKITKEEFITIANWSPVFYSKVSTLKASLSIIVPKNCPIKKYIRGATLVKADSTNKEFNSYVFSSKYDRINTDEKFSEPFEDIKPKVVIVPNEYHYGVNGSSRNWVDYGNWFLDLNRGLLGLPESEKKTIDELVKGITDPKEKIKKLYYYLQDHTRYINVSIGLGGFKSYPASYVAENKYGDCKALTNYMKALLEYAGIKSYFTLINSSVQPEKVIEEIPFDQFNHIILTVPLEKDTIWIENTSATEPFGYIGSSIQNRKALFIDENRSRLIKIPIEGNNQVSVIRNIKIAINKFGNGDCQISFAFGGYNYEQYNQLNTFYSKKEQDDIVKELVSFQSYDLLNWELKKFKRDSVGIRLDSRLNIYKFFKPLGSEVYFNLNPILPYSFERPADRKHNLQIPFPINNIDTTIYQIPEGFTLKKIPEDVRIATKFGSCELSTKKMGDSIYVVKKLLIYPQSYDLEKYKIFYEFIKSVKEVDKKVIVFTGNITN